The following are encoded together in the Weissella soli genome:
- a CDS encoding type ISP restriction/modification enzyme, with translation MANAFDDLVQNANENIHEQRDRGTWFERMVVAYLKNEPLQKATYSDVWMLSDVPDEYGISKQDKGIDIVAKDAVTGELTAVQAKFYKDKIEKSTIDSFLNQSQLAVFSKGLIVSTVDNWSKNAEEALDGLRNPVTRIGLSELRNSEVDWTKYKFEAPDAVELKKKKTLRPHQLGALDAVLKGLENADRGQLIMAPGTGKTFTSLKITEALAKKSGNKPFNVLYLVPSIQLLSQTLKAWNSDTEMLMHSFAVTSDRKATKVKKDESNADISARDLGYPATTDPMKLVDNYKQALSQSPQRDLMVVFSTYQSIDVIGRAQDFDLPEFDLIIADEAHRTTGSHLMNDDESVFTKVHSNENVRGKKRLYQTATPKIYGPAAKQKADENSIVLAAMDDVTLYGEKFYTYSFGDAITDRVLTDYKIVVLGVDEAAVSRTMQSVMKDAETGELKLDDVTKIIGVWNGMVKRQSFTDAVDGLPMRRAISFIDTIDHSKNIIAPMFERVVNQYLGGYGVADSMYRVKVKHVDGSMNALQKNDALDWLKSDIPDDKNEARILSNVRFLTEGIDVPNLDAVIFMSPKKSQVDIVQAVGRIMRKFDTKEYGYILLPVGIPADTTPENVLNDNKAYKQIWQVLNALRSMDGRFDAMINKIDLNKNKPKNVQLIGVGGAPDDERPFGGEGVVPKPADEQLSLNLETFEEVENAIYGKIVQKVGDRRYWEQWSGDVAKIARQHMTRIRVMIEDENSEPAIAFEKFLKEIRYELNSGITKDSAIEMLAQHMITKPVFDALFESYSFIKTNPVSQAMEDIIQVLEQNKFEEEQESLDGFYASVAQRAKGIDNAEGKQTVIKELYEKFFQTAFKDTTDRLGIVFTPVEIVDFIVKSVDQVLDRHFGKGLSDEGVHILDPFTGTGTFVTRTLHYLEQQMNEGKVSFTDVLRKYTQELHANEIVLLSYYIAAINIEAVFDDINGDDRGYEQFPGIVLTDTTEHKDDFLTDMLGENNARLKSQQENPIFAIIGNPPYSIGQENVNEDNANIEYPKLEESIANTYAKYTDSDLKKGLYDTYIKAFRWATDRIGSQGVIGFVTNGSFIDTKSTAGFRKVLNDEFNYLYIFNLRGNQRTGGEMSRREGGKVFDSGSRAPIAISILVKDGSDNHVIKYHDIGDYLSRLEKLDIIKNFDGVDDIDWVTITPDENNDWINLRDANYQNYPSLFSKTETSLYESQYTGIYTARDNWVSNFSKKQVNKNVITLIDNYNSEIDRLTNVLDANDRMTQKNNNDSFVSWSTGLNSKFKKGQRLSPETGKYIQWMYRPFVKKWLYWDDFLNERPSSYRGLSDIMGTVLYMQGSGANKDFSVLATNLVPSLQLVQNGKGFPQNVGKDAMGMLSNLNEVTLEQIGMASEEDAIAYVYALLHHPDFLQKYASDLKKDYPRIPKVEQQVQFIEIGEKLLGLHLQYEDVPLNSDVEIVLKKDNPSYSVISMKPQKKTGMDTIHFNADIDIRNIPDVAWEYVVNGKPAIQWIIEQYQVGTDSATGIVDDPNQYSDDEKYVFNLLLRIIELAKQTQELVKSLPTLRILN, from the coding sequence ATGGCGAATGCATTTGATGACCTCGTACAGAATGCCAATGAAAATATTCATGAGCAACGAGACAGGGGGACGTGGTTCGAACGAATGGTCGTGGCTTATCTGAAAAACGAGCCACTTCAAAAGGCCACATATAGCGATGTTTGGATGTTATCGGATGTACCTGATGAATATGGCATTTCAAAGCAAGACAAGGGAATTGATATTGTAGCGAAAGATGCAGTAACCGGTGAGCTAACTGCTGTCCAAGCAAAATTTTATAAAGATAAGATTGAAAAGAGTACGATCGATTCATTTTTGAATCAATCACAGTTGGCCGTATTTTCCAAAGGGTTGATTGTTTCTACCGTTGATAATTGGAGTAAAAATGCTGAAGAAGCATTGGATGGTCTTCGCAACCCGGTTACACGTATTGGATTGTCAGAGTTGCGAAACAGTGAAGTTGATTGGACGAAGTACAAGTTCGAAGCTCCTGATGCAGTCGAACTGAAAAAGAAGAAGACTCTTCGCCCACATCAATTGGGAGCATTAGATGCGGTACTCAAAGGACTGGAAAATGCTGATCGTGGTCAATTAATTATGGCGCCTGGTACTGGTAAAACATTTACGTCGCTGAAAATAACTGAGGCATTGGCGAAAAAGTCAGGAAATAAGCCGTTCAACGTATTATATTTGGTCCCTTCAATTCAACTTCTATCACAAACGCTGAAGGCGTGGAATTCGGACACGGAGATGCTAATGCACTCGTTTGCGGTTACCTCAGACCGAAAGGCAACGAAAGTTAAGAAGGATGAATCTAACGCTGACATTTCTGCGCGTGATTTGGGATATCCGGCCACGACTGATCCGATGAAGTTAGTTGATAATTATAAACAAGCACTATCTCAATCACCACAACGTGATTTGATGGTTGTTTTTTCAACGTACCAATCAATTGATGTTATCGGGCGCGCTCAAGATTTTGACTTGCCGGAATTTGATTTGATTATTGCTGATGAAGCTCACCGAACAACTGGAAGTCATTTGATGAATGACGATGAATCAGTGTTTACAAAGGTTCACAGTAATGAAAACGTCCGAGGAAAGAAGAGATTGTATCAAACTGCCACACCAAAGATTTATGGGCCAGCAGCTAAGCAAAAGGCGGATGAAAACAGTATTGTCTTGGCAGCAATGGATGATGTAACTCTTTACGGTGAAAAGTTCTACACCTACAGCTTCGGGGACGCTATTACTGATCGCGTTCTAACGGACTACAAGATAGTAGTGCTAGGTGTTGATGAAGCAGCAGTGTCACGTACAATGCAGAGCGTTATGAAAGATGCCGAGACTGGTGAACTTAAGCTCGATGACGTTACGAAGATTATCGGTGTTTGGAACGGTATGGTGAAACGCCAGTCTTTCACTGATGCAGTTGATGGATTGCCAATGCGTCGAGCTATTTCATTTATCGATACAATTGATCACTCAAAAAATATTATTGCTCCAATGTTTGAGCGCGTTGTTAACCAGTATTTGGGTGGTTACGGTGTTGCCGACTCTATGTACCGCGTAAAGGTTAAGCACGTCGATGGATCTATGAACGCGCTTCAAAAGAATGACGCCTTAGACTGGTTGAAGAGCGACATTCCAGACGATAAGAACGAAGCTCGAATTCTGTCTAATGTTCGATTCTTGACAGAAGGAATCGACGTACCCAACCTAGATGCTGTAATCTTCATGTCACCAAAGAAGTCACAAGTTGATATTGTGCAAGCTGTCGGTCGAATTATGCGTAAGTTTGATACCAAGGAATATGGTTATATCTTGTTACCAGTAGGTATTCCAGCGGATACAACACCTGAGAATGTGTTGAATGATAACAAAGCATATAAGCAAATTTGGCAAGTTCTAAATGCTTTGCGTTCGATGGATGGCCGTTTTGATGCGATGATAAACAAGATTGACCTAAATAAGAATAAGCCTAAGAATGTACAATTGATTGGTGTAGGAGGTGCACCAGATGATGAACGACCATTTGGCGGTGAAGGTGTTGTGCCTAAACCAGCAGATGAACAGTTGTCTTTGAATTTGGAGACGTTTGAAGAAGTTGAAAATGCCATCTACGGGAAAATTGTCCAGAAGGTAGGAGACCGTCGCTACTGGGAACAGTGGAGCGGTGATGTCGCAAAAATTGCTCGACAGCACATGACTCGTATCAGAGTGATGATTGAAGATGAAAATTCTGAACCGGCTATTGCCTTCGAAAAATTCTTAAAAGAAATTCGCTATGAATTGAACTCAGGAATTACCAAAGACTCAGCTATCGAAATGTTAGCGCAGCATATGATTACAAAACCGGTTTTCGATGCATTGTTTGAGTCTTATTCATTTATTAAAACTAACCCTGTTTCTCAAGCTATGGAAGATATCATCCAGGTACTGGAGCAAAATAAGTTTGAAGAAGAGCAAGAATCACTGGATGGGTTTTATGCAAGTGTAGCTCAACGCGCTAAGGGAATTGATAACGCTGAAGGCAAGCAGACTGTAATTAAGGAACTGTATGAGAAATTTTTCCAAACGGCCTTCAAAGATACAACAGATCGATTGGGAATTGTATTTACACCTGTCGAAATTGTTGATTTTATTGTGAAGTCTGTGGATCAAGTTTTGGATAGACATTTTGGTAAAGGATTATCAGATGAAGGAGTACATATTCTGGATCCATTTACAGGAACAGGGACATTTGTCACTAGAACACTACATTATCTTGAGCAGCAGATGAATGAAGGAAAAGTCAGTTTTACTGATGTGTTGAGAAAATACACTCAGGAACTACACGCAAATGAAATCGTGCTGTTAAGTTACTATATTGCTGCAATCAATATTGAAGCCGTATTTGATGATATCAACGGAGACGATAGAGGGTATGAACAATTCCCTGGTATTGTTTTGACAGATACAACCGAACACAAAGATGATTTTTTAACAGATATGCTTGGTGAAAATAATGCTCGCTTGAAATCGCAACAGGAGAATCCAATTTTTGCGATTATTGGTAATCCACCATACTCAATTGGACAAGAAAATGTTAACGAGGACAACGCGAATATCGAGTACCCAAAACTTGAGGAAAGTATTGCAAACACGTATGCGAAATATACAGATTCTGACTTGAAAAAGGGACTCTATGATACGTACATTAAAGCTTTCCGTTGGGCTACTGACAGAATTGGAAGTCAAGGTGTTATTGGATTTGTTACAAACGGTTCATTTATTGATACCAAGTCTACGGCTGGATTCCGTAAAGTTCTTAATGATGAATTTAATTACTTATATATCTTTAATCTACGTGGTAACCAACGAACTGGAGGAGAAATGTCTCGTAGAGAAGGTGGAAAGGTATTTGACTCTGGAAGTAGAGCACCAATCGCCATAAGTATTCTTGTCAAAGACGGGTCGGATAATCACGTTATTAAGTACCACGACATTGGGGATTATCTCAGTCGTCTTGAAAAATTAGACATTATTAAAAATTTTGATGGCGTTGACGATATAGATTGGGTGACTATTACTCCTGATGAGAATAATGATTGGATTAATTTGCGAGATGCAAATTATCAAAATTACCCAAGTCTGTTCAGCAAAACCGAAACTTCATTGTATGAATCTCAATACACTGGAATTTATACAGCTCGTGATAACTGGGTGTCAAACTTTAGTAAAAAGCAGGTTAATAAGAACGTTATCACATTGATTGATAATTATAATTCTGAGATTGATCGACTAACTAATGTTTTAGATGCCAATGATCGAATGACCCAAAAAAATAATAATGATAGTTTTGTGAGCTGGTCGACGGGACTGAATTCAAAATTTAAAAAAGGACAAAGACTAAGTCCTGAAACTGGAAAGTATATTCAATGGATGTATAGGCCGTTTGTTAAGAAGTGGTTGTATTGGGACGATTTCTTGAATGAGCGACCAAGTTCATACAGAGGCCTTTCTGACATTATGGGAACGGTTCTTTATATGCAAGGTTCAGGAGCTAATAAAGATTTTTCTGTTCTGGCAACGAATCTTGTACCTAGTCTCCAGTTAGTGCAAAATGGTAAAGGTTTTCCACAAAACGTTGGCAAGGATGCTATGGGCATGTTGTCTAACTTGAATGAGGTTACGTTGGAACAAATTGGTATGGCCTCAGAAGAGGATGCAATAGCGTATGTCTATGCATTATTGCATCATCCGGATTTTTTGCAGAAGTATGCTAGTGACTTAAAGAAAGATTATCCACGAATTCCGAAAGTGGAACAGCAAGTTCAATTTATTGAAATTGGAGAAAAGTTATTAGGGCTACATTTGCAGTACGAGGACGTACCATTAAATTCTGATGTAGAAATAGTTTTGAAAAAGGATAATCCTTCTTATTCTGTAATTTCAATGAAGCCGCAAAAGAAGACAGGGATGGATACAATCCACTTTAACGCGGATATTGACATTAGAAACATCCCAGATGTTGCATGGGAATATGTTGTGAATGGTAAGCCGGCAATTCAATGGATAATTGAACAATATCAGGTTGGTACTGATTCTGCTACAGGAATAGTGGATGATCCGAACCAATATAGTGACGATGAAAAATACGTATTTAACTTGTTGCTTCGAATAATAGAGCTAGCAAAGCAGACTCAAGAGTTGGTGAAGTCACTCCCAACCTTGAGAATATTGAATTAA
- a CDS encoding trypsin-like serine peptidase, with protein sequence MNLNSIGNQLLFTTVQITGQTDKGFTSGTGFIFARRVPDEDVVEPFLMTAYHVVQPIQSGEIIFTMEQDGQPDLEKTFTATFDATFFANSKLENLDIAAVNIAPFLNSFNDRQEKIFFRTIDSGMIPEQKIVDELQAIETLTFIGYPAGLKDTKHNLPITRQGITSTPIWNDYEDEPKFFIDGGVYPGSSGSPVFVLNQGSYGTSDGITIGNRLYFVGVITDTNIKGDTYLQLGIAVKSSAILGALNLKFPSKA encoded by the coding sequence ATGAACTTAAATAGTATAGGTAATCAGTTACTGTTCACGACTGTCCAAATTACGGGTCAGACGGATAAAGGATTTACTTCAGGAACGGGATTTATTTTCGCCCGGCGTGTTCCGGACGAAGATGTGGTAGAGCCGTTTTTAATGACAGCGTATCACGTTGTGCAGCCAATCCAGAGTGGGGAAATAATATTTACCATGGAGCAGGATGGACAGCCGGATTTAGAGAAAACGTTTACGGCTACTTTTGATGCAACGTTTTTTGCTAATTCAAAATTAGAAAATCTAGATATCGCTGCGGTGAATATTGCACCATTCTTAAATAGTTTCAACGATAGACAAGAAAAAATATTTTTTCGCACCATTGATAGCGGTATGATTCCTGAACAAAAAATTGTAGATGAGTTACAAGCGATTGAAACATTAACCTTTATTGGGTATCCCGCTGGTTTGAAAGATACTAAACATAATTTGCCAATAACTCGTCAGGGAATCACATCAACTCCAATATGGAATGATTATGAAGATGAACCAAAGTTCTTTATAGATGGGGGAGTTTATCCAGGGTCCAGCGGTAGCCCTGTTTTTGTTCTCAATCAAGGATCATATGGAACTAGTGATGGAATCACTATTGGAAATCGGTTATATTTTGTTGGCGTAATAACTGATACTAACATTAAAGGTGACACATATTTACAATTGGGGATAGCGGTCAAATCTTCGGCAATTTTAGGTGCTCTGAATTTGAAATTTCCATCAAAGGCGTAA
- a CDS encoding DUF3644 domain-containing protein, translated as MENRELAEQLVSKSIEAFIMGLEVYNKPTIRYRIEGFSFFITNAWELMLKAKLLNDGVSIYFKNNHDRTLSLNEVITKVFPDKKQPLRLNLEKIVVLRNTSTHFITEDYETVYAPLFQSNVLSFGEQLQRFHQHDITQDTPQNFLTLSATMAPLTDEQIELKYAPEIAERLIFQKDDIATTSALNPTDKFTIDIVHYLYQVKGKDTADFTFKIAAEGEVPVKTITRRKNPAETHMYSHNDLVNEIMRRIRKQKINFEYQSKERIRRDFTSSLLTLFMNFYDMKADGKYAFKHVIGNSERYSYSQAAAEFVVSEIKKIRKILLRI; from the coding sequence ATGGAGAATCGTGAATTAGCCGAACAACTGGTTAGTAAAAGTATAGAGGCATTTATTATGGGCCTCGAAGTCTATAATAAACCAACGATTCGTTACCGAATTGAAGGATTTTCGTTTTTTATTACTAATGCGTGGGAGTTGATGCTAAAAGCAAAATTACTAAATGATGGAGTCAGTATTTATTTTAAAAATAATCATGATCGGACGTTAAGCTTGAATGAAGTCATTACTAAAGTTTTCCCTGATAAAAAACAGCCACTACGTTTGAATCTTGAAAAAATTGTAGTCCTGCGCAATACCAGCACACATTTTATCACCGAGGACTATGAAACTGTTTATGCGCCATTGTTTCAATCAAATGTTTTGTCATTTGGAGAGCAACTTCAAAGATTCCATCAGCATGATATTACACAAGATACTCCGCAAAATTTTTTAACATTATCAGCAACAATGGCACCGCTTACGGACGAACAAATTGAACTTAAATATGCTCCAGAGATAGCGGAGCGTTTAATTTTCCAAAAGGATGACATTGCAACTACTTCGGCATTGAATCCAACTGATAAATTTACTATTGATATTGTTCATTATCTATATCAAGTTAAAGGTAAAGATACTGCGGATTTTACTTTTAAAATCGCAGCTGAGGGGGAAGTGCCAGTAAAAACTATTACACGGCGTAAGAATCCGGCTGAGACTCATATGTATTCTCATAACGATTTAGTTAACGAAATCATGCGCCGTATTAGAAAACAGAAAATTAATTTTGAATATCAATCCAAAGAGCGAATTAGACGAGACTTCACGTCTTCCCTATTGACTTTATTTATGAATTTCTATGATATGAAAGCTGATGGTAAATATGCTTTTAAGCACGTAATTGGCAACAGTGAGAGATATTCATATTCTCAAGCTGCGGCCGAATTTGTTGTGTCAGAAATAAAAAAGATCCGCAAAATATTATTGCGAATCTGA
- a CDS encoding AAA family ATPase produces the protein MDKSETERYITMVIDAALASEDSSVKQAYKVIAQSDGFLFIPRMPSSLILDSSLYYKIYDIVAGSLFPAYTVIRATTMQLVQREDSLSMARAFFYPWKVGVSERLVAPTYDSLPISSDRYTVTLMKGMEYDLRKAPHFIISGGSGSGKTVATKYFLNTFLRKIGTNGRLILIDVKKSHGARWAKQHPEVDLLVPNPSDRPEDFLPRVTEKLAEVIDEMNRRQDFMFNQSADKVTDYSEFGDPIFVIIEEAQALTVGLKKNLLETFQSQLKVLSLLSREANITLGIIAQSAMAEIFGGSQVRQNVGLRLLLGRIDKESAKFLFPELESGFPLPIGGKGTGIVSINDGEHIGIEPIAMPTVMEDF, from the coding sequence ATGGACAAGTCTGAAACAGAACGCTACATCACCATGGTAATTGATGCGGCTCTTGCCAGTGAGGACAGTTCCGTCAAACAGGCATACAAGGTCATCGCTCAAAGCGATGGCTTTCTTTTTATCCCACGCATGCCTTCAAGTTTGATTCTAGACTCATCACTTTACTACAAAATCTACGACATTGTCGCTGGATCTCTTTTCCCAGCGTACACCGTCATTCGTGCAACAACAATGCAACTTGTTCAACGAGAAGACTCATTGTCAATGGCACGCGCATTCTTCTACCCTTGGAAGGTAGGTGTTTCCGAAAGGCTTGTAGCTCCAACCTACGACAGCCTTCCAATTTCATCTGATCGGTACACAGTCACCCTTATGAAAGGTATGGAATACGACCTTCGAAAAGCTCCCCACTTCATCATTAGTGGCGGCAGCGGCTCTGGTAAGACCGTCGCAACCAAGTATTTCTTAAATACTTTCTTACGGAAGATCGGGACTAACGGCCGACTAATTCTTATTGACGTGAAGAAGAGTCATGGTGCGCGCTGGGCAAAGCAACACCCAGAGGTTGATTTGCTCGTACCAAATCCAAGTGATCGTCCAGAAGACTTCTTACCACGTGTTACTGAAAAGTTAGCTGAGGTCATTGACGAGATGAATCGTCGCCAAGATTTCATGTTTAACCAGTCAGCCGATAAGGTAACTGATTATTCAGAGTTTGGCGACCCTATTTTCGTAATCATCGAGGAAGCTCAGGCACTAACAGTGGGTTTAAAGAAGAACCTATTGGAAACATTCCAATCGCAGCTTAAGGTGCTTAGTCTACTTTCACGGGAAGCGAACATCACGCTCGGAATTATCGCACAATCAGCTATGGCCGAAATTTTTGGTGGATCACAAGTTCGTCAAAATGTGGGCTTACGCCTTCTTCTTGGTCGAATTGACAAGGAGAGTGCGAAATTCCTATTTCCAGAACTCGAATCTGGATTTCCATTGCCAATTGGAGGCAAGGGAACCGGTATTGTATCAATTAACGATGGCGAGCACATTGGTATCGAACCAATTGCTATGCCCACTGTAATGGAGGATTTTTAA
- a CDS encoding Rep family protein gives MAASQKKRQFMIAQQVSHLDSEIVNSIPEIVESLNPEIGAWIIHDKDVDDNGQLIEPHVHIALKFANPRSIANTGKAFQIEMQYVEVWSGTFNNALSYLTHRTGKATDKYQYELSDVHTSDNFDYITAMENIIAGVSRSSEATDNAVINEALDNIKAGTITSELDLYHQLPGHLYSRYHTVINTAFTMKAKDDADKWRQAKIESGEGIKVLWFYGAAGLGKSRLAKILAGQFSKDGRYFKTGSSKDPFQGYSGESSVIMDELRPRQSMTYSDLLTILDPFDVTSRAPARFKDPNLVADYFIVTSPFDPKTFFEGMKTDEIDKFDQLLRRISKTFYVTADYVFDVQFDDKAETYQPIEKNTKQNTWNYKSKFVQSNEDEDDHSLDNIIPSDDASTAQGEQS, from the coding sequence ATGGCAGCATCTCAAAAGAAGCGTCAATTCATGATTGCACAACAAGTGTCACATTTAGATTCTGAAATCGTAAATAGCATCCCTGAAATCGTCGAGTCGTTGAACCCAGAAATTGGTGCATGGATTATTCACGACAAGGACGTCGATGATAACGGACAGCTTATTGAGCCACACGTTCACATTGCACTGAAGTTTGCTAACCCTCGTTCAATTGCCAACACTGGTAAGGCCTTTCAAATCGAAATGCAGTACGTAGAGGTATGGTCTGGCACGTTCAACAACGCCCTTTCATACTTGACGCATCGTACAGGCAAGGCAACGGACAAGTATCAATATGAATTATCTGATGTCCACACCTCAGATAATTTTGACTACATTACCGCAATGGAGAACATCATAGCTGGTGTCTCTCGCAGTTCTGAAGCAACGGATAACGCCGTAATCAACGAGGCCTTAGACAATATTAAGGCTGGCACAATCACCTCAGAACTTGACTTGTATCATCAACTTCCTGGTCATCTGTACTCTCGATACCACACTGTGATCAATACAGCATTCACAATGAAGGCAAAAGACGACGCAGATAAGTGGCGACAAGCCAAAATCGAAAGTGGCGAAGGCATCAAAGTTCTATGGTTTTACGGAGCTGCTGGTCTTGGAAAGTCACGATTGGCCAAAATTTTAGCCGGTCAATTTTCCAAAGACGGAAGGTACTTCAAGACAGGCTCTTCCAAAGACCCGTTTCAGGGCTATTCCGGTGAAAGTTCAGTAATCATGGATGAGTTACGTCCCCGACAAAGTATGACTTATTCAGACTTACTTACGATTCTGGATCCTTTTGATGTTACATCAAGGGCACCAGCCAGGTTTAAAGACCCCAATTTGGTAGCAGATTATTTTATCGTTACCTCACCATTTGATCCGAAGACATTTTTTGAAGGTATGAAAACGGATGAAATTGATAAGTTCGATCAATTGCTTCGTCGTATTTCAAAAACCTTCTACGTCACAGCTGATTACGTTTTTGATGTCCAGTTCGATGACAAGGCTGAAACGTATCAACCAATCGAAAAGAACACTAAGCAAAATACCTGGAACTATAAGTCTAAGTTTGTACAGAGCAACGAAGATGAGGATGACCACTCTCTAGATAACATTATCCCAAGTGACGATGCTTCAACCGCTCAAGGAGAACAGTCATGA
- a CDS encoding alpha-galactosidase → MASARIFFDDDTGVFHLQNDLISYVFQVETGAILSHLYFGKKVTAYHDQRRYPRLDRGFSPNLPGEPGEVDRGYSKDTLRQEFSGFDTGDFRQPAVIVRAENGAEATDFRYVSHEIIAGKPDLDGLPHAYVLAPDEAKTLVVHLVDETLAAELELTYTIYAERPVIARSVKLINQGSQHLTIEKLASVQLDVIQDQIEVISLPGAHLRERQIERQALRHGVTEFASHRGTSSHHMNPFVALVAPETTEEQGTAIGVQLVYSGNHQFTLEKDYTDQVRVLAGINEQGFSWQLAAGDVFQAPEALLVYSDEGINGMSQAYHHLLRERVARGRFQYAPRPIVINNWEATYFDFDADKLDDILEQAAPLGIEMFVLDDGWFGHRDADDSSLGDWYEYTDKLKTGGGLTGLAQRVHDHEMQFGLWIEPEMVSKDSDLYRAHPDYALQVPNRGMTPSRDQHVLDFSRPEVVDAIYDQIAAVLDEVPIDYIKWDMNRHLTELYSVALPADQQGEIAHRYMLGVYQLAERLTANYPDILFEGCSGGGGRFDAGMLYYFPQSWTSDNTDPVERLNIQYGTSLAYPVSSMTAHVSASPNHQTGRATSLAMRGDVAMAGVLGYELDLSQLSAAEKAQVREQIAFYKAHRELIQYGDFYRINSPFAGNEVAWQFVSADKSETMLFEYRVLSTGQPSFHTVQLGHLDPEKTYVDAATGATFGGDELMQIGFYNAPIQPADFTSRVRYFKEQ, encoded by the coding sequence ATGGCTAGTGCAAGAATTTTTTTTGATGACGATACGGGAGTTTTTCATCTCCAAAATGATTTGATTTCATATGTTTTTCAAGTTGAAACGGGTGCCATTTTAAGTCACCTGTACTTTGGTAAGAAGGTTACGGCCTATCATGATCAACGCCGTTATCCGCGTCTAGATCGGGGCTTCTCACCAAATTTGCCGGGTGAGCCGGGTGAAGTCGACCGTGGTTATTCAAAAGACACGTTACGGCAAGAGTTTTCGGGCTTTGATACGGGCGATTTTCGGCAACCAGCTGTAATTGTCCGCGCGGAAAATGGGGCTGAGGCCACTGATTTCCGGTATGTCTCACATGAAATTATCGCGGGTAAGCCTGATTTAGATGGCTTGCCTCATGCCTATGTACTAGCGCCAGATGAAGCTAAAACACTGGTCGTTCATTTAGTGGATGAGACGCTAGCTGCTGAGCTGGAACTTACTTACACCATTTATGCCGAGCGCCCAGTCATTGCGCGGTCAGTCAAATTGATTAACCAAGGGTCACAACATTTGACTATTGAAAAGCTGGCCTCAGTTCAATTGGATGTGATTCAAGATCAAATTGAAGTTATTTCATTGCCGGGAGCGCATTTGCGCGAACGCCAAATTGAACGCCAAGCCCTACGGCACGGGGTGACTGAATTTGCGAGTCATCGTGGTACCAGCTCACACCACATGAATCCGTTCGTTGCCTTGGTAGCACCGGAAACAACGGAAGAGCAAGGAACCGCGATTGGGGTGCAGTTGGTTTATTCTGGTAATCACCAATTTACCTTGGAAAAAGATTATACCGACCAAGTACGCGTGCTGGCAGGGATTAACGAACAAGGCTTTAGCTGGCAATTAGCAGCGGGGGACGTCTTCCAAGCACCAGAAGCCTTGTTAGTGTACTCTGATGAAGGCATAAATGGTATGTCGCAAGCCTACCATCATCTGTTACGTGAACGCGTAGCCCGTGGGCGCTTCCAATACGCACCGCGGCCCATTGTGATTAATAATTGGGAAGCAACGTACTTTGATTTTGACGCCGATAAGCTGGATGACATTTTGGAGCAAGCGGCGCCATTAGGTATTGAGATGTTTGTGCTCGATGATGGTTGGTTTGGTCATCGCGATGCCGATGATAGTTCACTAGGTGATTGGTATGAATATACTGATAAATTAAAAACTGGTGGTGGGTTGACTGGCTTGGCGCAGCGCGTGCATGACCATGAAATGCAATTCGGACTTTGGATTGAACCGGAAATGGTCTCAAAGGATTCGGATCTCTATCGTGCGCATCCGGACTATGCGCTCCAAGTGCCAAATCGTGGGATGACGCCTAGCCGTGATCAACATGTCTTAGATTTCTCACGGCCAGAGGTTGTTGATGCCATTTATGACCAAATTGCAGCTGTTCTGGATGAAGTGCCGATTGATTATATTAAGTGGGACATGAATCGGCATCTTACGGAGCTGTATTCAGTCGCCTTGCCGGCAGACCAACAGGGTGAGATTGCTCATCGTTATATGCTGGGCGTCTACCAACTGGCAGAACGTTTGACGGCTAACTACCCAGACATCCTCTTTGAAGGTTGTTCAGGCGGGGGTGGCCGCTTTGATGCGGGGATGTTGTACTATTTCCCACAGTCATGGACGTCTGATAATACGGATCCCGTGGAACGCCTCAATATCCAATATGGCACGTCATTGGCTTACCCTGTTTCAAGCATGACAGCTCACGTGTCAGCCTCACCCAACCATCAAACGGGGCGGGCAACTAGTTTGGCCATGCGTGGTGATGTGGCGATGGCCGGCGTATTGGGTTATGAGCTTGACTTGAGCCAGTTGTCAGCAGCGGAAAAGGCGCAAGTGCGTGAGCAAATCGCCTTCTATAAAGCACACCGCGAATTGATTCAATATGGTGATTTTTACCGTATCAATTCACCATTCGCGGGTAATGAAGTTGCTTGGCAGTTCGTGAGCGCTGATAAGTCGGAAACCATGCTGTTTGAGTATCGGGTATTGTCTACTGGCCAACCATCTTTCCACACGGTGCAACTGGGTCATCTGGATCCTGAAAAAACGTATGTTGATGCGGCCACCGGAGCAACGTTTGGTGGGGATGAATTGATGCAAATCGGTTTCTATAATGCACCAATCCAACCAGCTGACTTCACGTCACGGGTGAGATATTTCAAGGAACAGTAA